Proteins co-encoded in one Prescottella sp. R16 genomic window:
- a CDS encoding carboxypeptidase-like regulatory domain-containing protein: MSVRNKMAVAGVFASVAALTALGTGVAQAVTPEKPTADYQVCGNVLDSSGAGVAGVAVSGELYDSSDTVVTGAIASTTTNANGGYCLQGNSGMVGTVTSGGYVKLHAAGGNFGTWETNGIHESDFLSHIYVSIFPPISQSANGFNGTV; this comes from the coding sequence ATGAGTGTTCGGAACAAGATGGCGGTTGCCGGCGTTTTCGCGAGCGTCGCAGCCCTGACCGCTCTCGGCACGGGCGTGGCCCAGGCGGTCACCCCGGAGAAGCCCACGGCCGACTACCAGGTGTGTGGCAACGTCCTCGACAGCTCCGGAGCAGGCGTTGCCGGCGTGGCCGTGAGCGGTGAGCTCTACGACTCGAGCGACACGGTGGTCACCGGAGCCATCGCGTCGACCACGACGAACGCCAACGGCGGCTACTGCCTCCAGGGCAACTCCGGCATGGTCGGTACCGTCACGAGCGGCGGCTACGTCAAGCTGCACGCGGCCGGAGGCAACTTCGGAACCTGGGAGACGAACGGCATCCACGAGAGTGACTTCCTCAGCCACATCTACGTGAGCATCTTCCCGCCGATCTCCCAGTCCGCGAACGGGTTCAACGGCACCGTGTGA
- a CDS encoding MlaD family protein — MRRVVLVELILFAVTAALVVPFGIAYVAGPRAFGDPIRVHAEMVDAFGLTAGTSVTYRGVQVGRVASVLLAGNGSGARVEVELDPGTRIPRASAATVTMGTVAGLQNVDIVPDPDSAVVSGGGPYLGDGDEVAAPAERQPVQMGEVMGETARLLAGVDPGAVATVGDEVGAALSGVGPDLARMIDDGDRLSAVIERQAPTLRSLAERTVSVAGSAAGAADGFERSVGAARTVSGQLGDASELVEHLLGRSPAALARTRALFDGEAGTFGALLADLASVTPVVADRRAAVAAGLVDIPVGLGKLESIVRGDRAEFALVGTQGPVCGYDTPRRTVGDMTPVTPDLTLFCPPGPDVAQRGSRTAPRPNGLGTGQATTPGTVIGPPMVSDPVLIPTGVEALDQWNRLLDDLEHRGR; from the coding sequence GTGAGGCGGGTGGTGCTGGTGGAGTTGATCCTGTTCGCGGTGACGGCGGCGCTGGTGGTGCCGTTCGGGATCGCCTATGTGGCGGGGCCGCGGGCGTTCGGTGACCCGATCCGGGTGCATGCCGAGATGGTGGACGCGTTCGGGCTCACGGCGGGCACGAGTGTCACGTATCGGGGGGTGCAGGTGGGGCGGGTGGCGTCGGTGTTGTTGGCGGGCAACGGGTCCGGGGCGCGGGTGGAGGTGGAGTTGGATCCGGGGACGCGGATTCCGCGGGCGAGTGCGGCGACGGTGACGATGGGGACGGTGGCGGGCCTGCAGAACGTCGACATCGTCCCGGACCCGGACTCGGCGGTGGTCTCGGGTGGCGGCCCGTATCTGGGGGACGGGGACGAGGTGGCGGCGCCGGCGGAGCGGCAGCCGGTACAGATGGGTGAGGTGATGGGGGAGACGGCGCGGCTGCTGGCCGGGGTGGATCCGGGGGCGGTGGCGACGGTGGGCGACGAGGTGGGGGCGGCGCTGTCGGGGGTGGGCCCGGATCTGGCGCGGATGATCGACGACGGCGACCGGTTGTCGGCGGTGATAGAGCGGCAGGCGCCGACGTTGCGGTCGCTGGCGGAGCGCACGGTGTCGGTGGCGGGGTCGGCGGCCGGTGCTGCGGACGGGTTCGAGCGGTCGGTGGGGGCGGCGCGGACGGTGTCGGGGCAGTTGGGTGACGCGTCGGAGCTGGTGGAGCATCTGTTGGGGCGGTCGCCGGCGGCACTGGCCCGAACCCGCGCCCTGTTCGACGGGGAGGCGGGCACGTTCGGGGCGTTGTTGGCGGATCTGGCGTCGGTGACGCCGGTGGTGGCGGATCGGCGGGCGGCGGTGGCGGCGGGCCTGGTCGATATTCCGGTGGGGTTGGGGAAGTTGGAATCGATTGTTCGGGGGGATCGGGCGGAGTTCGCGTTGGTGGGGACGCAGGGGCCGGTGTGCGGGTACGACACGCCGCGCCGGACGGTGGGGGACATGACGCCGGTGACGCCGGATCTGACACTGTTCTGTCCGCCGGGGCCGGATGTGGCGCAACGTGGTTCGCGAACGGCACCAAGACCGAACGGGTTGGGGACGGGGCAGGCTACGACGCCGGGCACGGTGATCGGCCCTCCGATGGTGTCCGATCCGGTGTTGATCCCCACCGGTGTGGAGGCCCTGGATCAGTGGAATCGGCTGCTCGACGACCTCGAGCACAGGGGGCGGTAG
- the narI gene encoding respiratory nitrate reductase subunit gamma, whose amino-acid sequence MSAAEIYWDVVPYVTLAVLVVGTWWRYRYDRFGWTTRSSQLYENRLLRVASPLFHFGILVVILGHVIGLVIPESWTEAVGISEHVYHWGAAVPGLIAGAATLVGIWLLVYRRRSTGPVFTATTVNDKVMYVVLVAAIVAGLATTLIGAVDGNEAHNYRETVSPWFRSIWILQPDGAAMARAPLSFHIHVTIALVLFALWPFTRLVHAFSAPFAYLFRPYIVYRSRDVAGRDQLLGSEPQRRGWDTDATGPRHVRR is encoded by the coding sequence ATGTCGGCCGCGGAAATCTATTGGGACGTCGTCCCGTACGTGACGTTGGCGGTGCTGGTCGTCGGCACGTGGTGGCGGTACCGGTACGACAGGTTCGGGTGGACGACGCGGTCGTCGCAGCTGTACGAGAATCGGCTGCTGCGGGTCGCGAGCCCACTGTTCCATTTCGGGATTCTGGTGGTGATCCTGGGGCATGTCATCGGGTTGGTGATTCCGGAGTCGTGGACGGAGGCGGTCGGGATCAGTGAGCACGTGTACCACTGGGGTGCGGCGGTGCCGGGGCTGATCGCGGGGGCTGCGACGCTGGTGGGGATCTGGCTGCTGGTGTACCGCCGGCGGTCGACGGGCCCGGTGTTCACGGCCACCACCGTCAACGACAAGGTCATGTATGTGGTGTTGGTGGCGGCGATCGTGGCCGGGTTGGCGACGACGCTGATCGGGGCGGTCGACGGCAACGAGGCCCACAATTATCGGGAGACGGTGTCGCCGTGGTTCCGGTCGATCTGGATTCTGCAGCCGGACGGGGCGGCGATGGCACGGGCCCCGTTGTCGTTCCACATCCATGTGACGATCGCGTTGGTGTTGTTCGCGTTGTGGCCGTTCACCCGGCTGGTGCACGCGTTCAGCGCACCGTTCGCGTATCTGTTCCGCCCGTACATCGTGTACCGCAGCCGCGACGTCGCCGGACGCGACCAGTTGCTCGGTTCGGAGCCGCAGCGCCGCGGCTGGGACACCGACGCCACCGGCCCCCGTCACGTTCGGCGCTGA
- a CDS encoding Mur ligase family protein, with product MSTRMTLRGRLALRAAAVAAWASQKAGRGKGSMIGGLIALKIDPSVMVQLGRGRRTVVITGTNGKSTTTRMTAAALATLDEVATQADGANMDAGIVAALSARVDAPLAALEVDELHVPHVCDAVDPAVIVLLNLSRDQLDRVGEINKIERTLREGLARHPDAVVVANCDDVLITSVAFDHENVVWVAAGGGWANDAVSCPRTGEPIVWEGPHWRSTGSDFARPTPQWWLDDDNLHGPDGLVLPLELSLPGKANRGNAAQAVAAAVALGADPRDAVRAASTVREIAGRYSTVQVGAHSVRMLLAKNPAGWQEALSMIDHSVDGLVIAVNGQVPDGEDLSWLWDVRFEHFEGVQVVAAGERGTDLAVRLTYAGVEHTLVHDPLRAIAACPPGRVEVLANYTAFRDLNTAIAKEKSRDV from the coding sequence ATGAGCACTCGGATGACTCTGCGGGGCCGGCTGGCGTTGCGTGCGGCGGCGGTGGCGGCGTGGGCGTCGCAGAAGGCGGGCCGCGGCAAGGGCTCGATGATCGGTGGCCTGATCGCGTTGAAGATCGACCCGTCGGTGATGGTGCAGTTGGGTCGGGGCCGGCGCACGGTCGTGATCACGGGCACGAACGGCAAGTCGACGACGACGCGGATGACGGCGGCGGCGTTGGCGACGCTCGACGAGGTGGCGACGCAGGCGGACGGCGCGAACATGGATGCCGGGATCGTCGCGGCCCTGTCGGCGCGGGTCGATGCTCCCCTCGCGGCGCTGGAGGTGGACGAGCTGCATGTGCCGCACGTGTGTGATGCGGTGGATCCGGCGGTGATCGTATTGCTGAATTTGAGCCGTGATCAGTTGGATCGGGTGGGGGAGATCAACAAGATCGAGCGGACGCTGCGGGAGGGGTTGGCGCGGCATCCGGATGCGGTCGTGGTGGCGAACTGTGACGACGTGCTGATCACGTCGGTGGCGTTCGATCACGAGAATGTGGTGTGGGTGGCCGCCGGTGGCGGTTGGGCCAATGATGCGGTGAGTTGCCCGCGGACGGGTGAGCCGATCGTGTGGGAGGGCCCGCACTGGCGGAGCACGGGCTCGGATTTCGCGCGTCCGACGCCGCAGTGGTGGCTGGACGACGACAACCTGCACGGCCCGGACGGGCTGGTGTTGCCGCTGGAGTTGTCGCTGCCGGGGAAGGCGAATCGGGGGAATGCGGCGCAGGCGGTGGCGGCGGCGGTGGCGTTGGGCGCCGATCCGCGGGATGCGGTGCGGGCCGCGTCGACGGTGCGGGAGATCGCCGGCCGGTACAGCACCGTACAGGTGGGGGCGCATTCGGTGCGGATGCTGTTGGCGAAGAATCCGGCGGGCTGGCAGGAGGCGCTGTCGATGATCGATCACAGCGTGGACGGTCTGGTGATCGCGGTGAACGGGCAGGTGCCGGACGGCGAGGATCTGTCGTGGTTGTGGGATGTGCGGTTCGAGCATTTCGAGGGCGTGCAGGTGGTGGCCGCGGGTGAGCGGGGCACGGATCTGGCGGTGCGGTTGACGTATGCGGGGGTGGAGCACACGTTGGTGCACGATCCGTTGCGGGCGATCGCAGCGTGCCCGCCGGGGCGGGTGGAGGTGCTGGCGAATTACACGGCGTTCCGGGATTTGAACACGGCGATCGCGAAGGAGAAGAGCCGCGATGTCTGA
- a CDS encoding MCE family protein has protein sequence MRARRDAGLPVTGRARVAAALALVLVVAAGGWFVFGRTDSARTVAVDFAFASGLYPGSPVTVLGVPVGTVTAVEPSDTHVRVTASVRGDVVLPADVQAYVLNPSVISDRHLEFGPAYTGGPRLGDGAVVPLERSHAPIEFDALLGSLGTLTEALGPGGGDVGALLSQSAAGLAGQGGPANRALRNLGAASGVVGARSGDVEALVGNLNSLMVALDDRQVSIDTLVTQLGELGDAWAAQDLDIAAPLQDLRTVFDAMDRFVAEHGDDVGAVARNLEVLGGTLAARQPELAEFLDLVPLLMQNLSRTVGPDDRGRIRLNVSTALTQFAVARPLCERYPLPVCSGVGITNPVSFPISASDPLGLATLLSGGAGAGR, from the coding sequence GTGCGCGCTCGGCGTGATGCAGGGCTGCCGGTGACGGGGCGGGCGCGGGTGGCGGCGGCCCTGGCGCTGGTGCTGGTGGTGGCGGCGGGCGGCTGGTTCGTGTTCGGCCGCACCGATTCGGCGCGGACGGTGGCGGTGGATTTCGCGTTCGCGAGCGGCCTGTATCCGGGGAGCCCGGTGACGGTGCTGGGGGTGCCGGTGGGGACGGTGACGGCGGTGGAGCCGTCGGACACGCATGTGCGGGTGACGGCGTCGGTGCGCGGGGACGTGGTGTTGCCGGCGGACGTGCAGGCGTATGTGCTGAATCCGTCGGTGATCAGCGATCGGCATCTCGAGTTCGGTCCCGCCTACACGGGTGGGCCGCGGCTCGGGGACGGGGCGGTGGTGCCGCTCGAACGCAGTCACGCGCCGATCGAGTTCGATGCGCTGCTGGGCAGTCTCGGCACCCTCACCGAGGCGCTCGGCCCGGGTGGGGGCGATGTGGGGGCGCTGTTGTCGCAGTCGGCGGCGGGGCTGGCCGGGCAGGGCGGGCCGGCGAATCGGGCGTTGCGGAATCTGGGTGCGGCGTCGGGTGTCGTCGGGGCCCGCAGCGGCGACGTCGAGGCGCTGGTCGGCAACCTGAACTCGCTGATGGTGGCGCTCGACGACCGGCAGGTGAGCATCGACACGCTGGTGACACAGTTGGGGGAGCTGGGGGACGCGTGGGCGGCGCAGGATCTCGACATCGCGGCACCGTTGCAGGATCTGCGGACGGTGTTCGACGCGATGGACCGGTTCGTCGCCGAGCACGGCGACGACGTGGGTGCGGTGGCCCGCAACCTGGAGGTGCTGGGCGGCACGCTGGCGGCGCGGCAGCCGGAGTTGGCGGAGTTCCTGGATCTGGTGCCGCTGCTGATGCAGAACCTGTCGCGGACGGTCGGCCCGGACGATCGGGGCCGGATCCGGTTGAACGTGTCGACGGCGCTCACCCAGTTCGCGGTGGCGCGGCCGTTGTGCGAGCGGTATCCGCTGCCGGTGTGCTCGGGGGTGGGGATCACCAATCCGGTCTCGTTCCCGATCAGCGCGTCGGACCCGTTGGGGTTGGCGACGCTGCTCTCCGGGGGCGCGGGGGCGGGCCGATGA
- a CDS encoding SHOCT domain-containing protein, producing the protein MDSFWDFFWVILVSFAFVAYLMLLFSIITDLFRDHKTSGWVKAIWVVFLIILPFLTALVYLIARGDGMAKRSVRAAAEMQSAQEQYIRQVAGKSGAEQIADAKALLDAGTITQAEFDALKAKALA; encoded by the coding sequence ATGGACTCGTTCTGGGATTTCTTCTGGGTGATTCTCGTCAGTTTCGCGTTCGTCGCGTATCTGATGTTGTTGTTCTCGATCATCACGGACCTGTTCCGGGATCACAAGACGTCGGGGTGGGTGAAGGCGATCTGGGTGGTGTTCCTGATCATCCTCCCGTTCTTGACGGCGCTGGTGTATCTGATCGCGCGTGGTGACGGGATGGCGAAGCGGTCGGTGCGGGCGGCGGCGGAGATGCAGAGCGCGCAGGAGCAGTACATCCGGCAGGTGGCGGGTAAGTCGGGTGCGGAGCAGATCGCGGATGCGAAGGCGCTCTTGGATGCGGGCACGATCACGCAGGCGGAGTTCGATGCGCTCAAGGCGAAGGCCCTCGCCTGA
- the narH gene encoding nitrate reductase subunit beta has product MKVMAQLAMVMNLDKCIGCHTCSVTCKQAWTNRSGTEYVWFNNVETRPGQGYPRTYEDQDRWRGGWVRDGKGRLRLRDGGRLAKLARIFSNPKLPSIQDYYEPWTYDYENLTSAPLGDQMPVAPPRSLITGEPMKVEWSANWDDNLGGSPEILADDPILQKIGAQVKYELEQSFMFYLPRICEHCLNPACVASCPSGAMYKRSEDGIVLVDQDKCRGWRMCVSGCPYKKVYFNHKTGKAEKCTFCYPRVEVGLPTVCAETCVGRLRYIGLMLYDVDRVTEAASVADEKDLYAAQLDVFLDPCDPQVVAAARQSGIPDTWIEAAQRSPVHALIKDYRVALPLHPEFRTVPMVWYIPPLSPVVDAVSRDGHDGEDLGNLFGALESLRIPIEYLAELFTAGDTEVVSGVLRKLAAMRSYMRDINLGREPQEHIPAAVGMSEEQVYAMYRLLALAKYEERYVIPSAYAADAHGLEETVTDCALDFDGGPGLYDQGPFGESSGGPVPVAVETFHALRQRQTGEAMGANASRPSRVNLLNWDGKGVPEGMFPDGDRR; this is encoded by the coding sequence TCATGGCGCAGCTCGCGATGGTGATGAATCTCGACAAGTGCATCGGCTGCCACACGTGTTCGGTGACGTGCAAGCAGGCGTGGACCAACCGGTCCGGCACCGAGTACGTGTGGTTCAACAATGTGGAGACCCGTCCAGGGCAGGGGTATCCGCGCACGTACGAGGATCAGGACAGGTGGCGCGGCGGCTGGGTGCGGGACGGGAAGGGTCGGTTGCGGCTCCGGGACGGTGGCCGGTTGGCGAAGCTGGCGCGGATCTTCTCGAATCCGAAGCTGCCGTCGATCCAGGACTACTACGAGCCGTGGACGTACGACTACGAGAATCTGACCAGCGCACCGCTGGGTGATCAGATGCCGGTGGCGCCGCCGCGGAGCCTCATCACCGGTGAGCCGATGAAGGTGGAGTGGTCGGCCAACTGGGACGACAACCTGGGTGGTTCACCGGAGATCCTGGCCGACGATCCGATCCTGCAGAAGATCGGTGCGCAGGTGAAGTACGAGCTCGAGCAGTCGTTCATGTTCTATCTGCCGCGGATCTGCGAGCACTGCCTGAATCCGGCGTGTGTGGCGTCGTGCCCGTCGGGGGCGATGTACAAGCGCAGCGAGGACGGCATCGTGCTGGTGGACCAGGACAAGTGCCGCGGCTGGCGGATGTGCGTGTCCGGATGCCCGTACAAGAAGGTGTATTTCAACCACAAGACGGGCAAGGCCGAGAAGTGCACGTTCTGCTATCCGCGGGTGGAGGTGGGGCTGCCGACGGTGTGCGCGGAGACGTGTGTGGGCCGGCTGCGGTACATCGGGTTGATGCTGTACGACGTCGACAGGGTCACGGAGGCCGCGTCCGTCGCAGACGAGAAGGATTTGTACGCAGCACAACTCGACGTGTTCCTGGATCCGTGTGATCCGCAGGTGGTGGCAGCGGCCCGGCAGTCGGGGATTCCGGACACGTGGATCGAGGCGGCGCAGCGCTCCCCCGTGCACGCGTTGATCAAGGACTACCGGGTGGCGTTGCCGCTGCATCCGGAGTTCCGGACGGTGCCGATGGTGTGGTACATCCCGCCGCTGTCGCCGGTGGTGGATGCGGTGAGCCGCGACGGTCACGACGGCGAGGATCTGGGCAACCTGTTCGGGGCGTTGGAGTCCCTGCGGATCCCGATCGAGTATCTGGCGGAGTTGTTCACGGCCGGGGACACCGAGGTGGTGTCGGGGGTGTTGCGGAAGCTGGCGGCGATGCGCTCGTACATGCGGGACATCAATCTGGGGCGTGAACCGCAGGAGCACATTCCGGCAGCGGTGGGGATGAGCGAGGAGCAGGTGTATGCGATGTACCGGCTGCTGGCACTCGCGAAGTACGAGGAGCGGTACGTGATCCCGTCGGCGTATGCGGCCGACGCGCACGGTCTCGAGGAGACGGTCACCGATTGTGCCCTCGATTTCGACGGCGGTCCCGGCCTCTACGATCAGGGCCCGTTCGGGGAGTCGAGCGGCGGCCCGGTTCCGGTGGCGGTGGAGACGTTCCATGCGCTGCGGCAGCGGCAGACCGGTGAGGCGATGGGCGCGAACGCGTCCCGGCCGTCGCGGGTGAATCTGCTGAACTGGGACGGCAAGGGTGTTCCGGAGGGCATGTTCCCGGACGGGGACCGACGATGA
- a CDS encoding MCE family protein produces MRGRLVGCAVGAAVLLTGCSAGIQDLPVGRSVPGENYTVTLELVRADGLLVGADVRSGQRVIGRVAGLSTGESGAAAELSLSAAAPMPRDVSAAVELPSALGSPFVRLRAPQDPSPVPLVDGDVIAESRTEVGPQLESALATLGTVLTGSGIDQLATVVDELNVAFADRPQQVRVLLDALTALTGTATGQRTELRASIDLAADVSRQLAARQEVLDGFLDVVPAATTVLAGQRDRLAALAASTARLTEHADAVLAAGELDALVEDGATVVASLRSFNDRIGETLTAMNTFTANFGRAVKGDYLMFDGTLDVPAGLETLMTGGVPLDGTGGGR; encoded by the coding sequence ATGAGGGGCCGGCTGGTGGGGTGTGCGGTGGGGGCGGCGGTGTTGCTGACGGGCTGTTCGGCGGGCATCCAGGATCTTCCGGTGGGGCGGTCGGTGCCGGGTGAGAACTACACGGTGACACTGGAATTGGTGCGGGCGGACGGGCTGCTGGTGGGGGCGGACGTGCGGTCGGGGCAGCGGGTGATCGGACGGGTGGCGGGGTTGTCGACGGGGGAGTCGGGGGCGGCGGCGGAGCTGAGCCTGTCGGCGGCGGCGCCGATGCCGCGGGACGTGTCGGCGGCGGTGGAGTTGCCGTCGGCGCTGGGTAGCCCGTTCGTGCGGTTGCGGGCCCCGCAGGATCCGTCGCCGGTGCCGCTGGTGGACGGGGATGTGATCGCCGAGTCCCGCACCGAGGTCGGCCCGCAGCTCGAGAGTGCCCTCGCCACGCTCGGCACGGTGCTGACGGGCAGTGGTATCGACCAGCTGGCGACGGTGGTCGACGAGCTGAACGTGGCGTTCGCGGATCGGCCGCAGCAGGTGCGGGTGCTGCTCGATGCGTTGACGGCGCTCACCGGGACGGCCACCGGGCAGCGCACCGAGCTGAGGGCGTCGATCGACCTGGCGGCCGACGTGTCCCGGCAGCTGGCGGCGCGGCAGGAGGTGCTCGACGGGTTCCTCGACGTGGTGCCGGCGGCGACGACGGTGCTGGCGGGGCAGCGGGATCGGCTGGCGGCGCTGGCGGCGTCGACTGCCCGACTGACGGAGCACGCGGACGCGGTGCTGGCGGCGGGAGAGCTGGACGCGCTGGTGGAGGACGGGGCGACGGTGGTGGCGTCGTTGCGGTCGTTCAACGATCGGATCGGGGAGACGCTCACCGCGATGAACACGTTCACGGCGAATTTCGGTCGGGCCGTGAAGGGCGACTATCTGATGTTCGACGGCACTCTCGACGTTCCGGCGGGGTTGGAGACGTTGATGACGGGCGGGGTGCCGCTCGACGGCACGGGAGGTGGCCGGTGA
- a CDS encoding MCE family protein, whose product MMSRTALGAVGIAALVLGLAAAIGVPKAWYLARTAPYTAELANASGLSGGDPVLVAGVPSGRVEGVELAGDRVRVAFRLDDGQPLGNRTTASVRLETVLGKRYLEVVPAGPVDDGAAVIPLARTTVPYSLDDVSRDVTASAQHLDTASLEAMMRALSEVLPDPGQAARAIAGVSGASAAVAENGEQLDRLLTLSRSLSDLAVRQQDSISETLANAQTIVATLTVRKQVLTRLVQNLRTVLDSTARTVTAHEGEFAELTENLVAVTDTVQRNADDVDALLARLPAALRSATDATGNGTWTDVTAPAAVIPDNALCALGVMQGCR is encoded by the coding sequence CGTGGTATCTGGCGCGGACGGCCCCGTACACGGCGGAGCTGGCGAACGCGAGCGGCCTGTCGGGTGGGGATCCGGTGCTGGTGGCGGGGGTGCCGTCGGGGCGGGTGGAGGGTGTCGAGCTGGCGGGGGATCGGGTGCGGGTGGCGTTCCGGTTGGACGACGGGCAGCCGCTGGGGAATCGGACGACGGCGTCGGTGCGGCTCGAGACGGTGTTGGGGAAACGCTATCTGGAGGTGGTGCCGGCCGGCCCGGTCGACGACGGTGCGGCAGTGATCCCGTTGGCGCGCACCACCGTTCCCTACAGTCTCGACGACGTGAGCCGGGACGTGACGGCGTCGGCGCAGCATCTCGACACGGCGTCGTTGGAGGCGATGATGCGGGCGCTGTCGGAGGTGCTGCCCGATCCGGGGCAGGCGGCGCGGGCGATCGCGGGGGTGAGCGGGGCGTCGGCGGCGGTCGCGGAGAACGGCGAACAGCTGGACCGGCTGTTGACGCTGTCCCGGTCGCTGTCGGATCTGGCGGTACGGCAGCAGGATTCGATTTCCGAGACGTTGGCGAACGCGCAGACGATCGTCGCGACGCTCACGGTCCGCAAGCAGGTGCTCACCCGGCTGGTGCAGAATCTGCGGACGGTGCTGGACAGCACGGCCCGCACCGTCACCGCCCACGAGGGCGAGTTCGCGGAGCTCACCGAGAACCTGGTGGCGGTGACGGACACGGTGCAGCGCAACGCCGACGACGTCGACGCGCTGCTGGCGCGGCTGCCGGCGGCGCTGCGGTCGGCCACCGACGCGACCGGCAACGGCACGTGGACGGATGTGACGGCGCCGGCCGCGGTGATCCCGGACAATGCGCTGTGCGCGCTCGGCGTGATGCAGGGCTGCCGGTGA
- a CDS encoding type 1 glutamine amidotransferase, translated as MSESTVRIGLVLPDVMGTYGDGGNALVLRQRLRMRGHDAEIVEVTLNDPVPESLDVYTLGGAEDAAQRLATRHLTRFPGLQRAAERGAPVLAICAAIQVLGHWYETSSGERVEGVSMLDATTSPQASRSIGEIVTSPLIGGLTQPLSGFENHRGGTTLGADAKPVGRVTRGVGNGVGDGVEGVAQGSVIGTYLHGPVLARNPELADLLLARALGVDGLPALDLPEVELLRRERLAAR; from the coding sequence ATGTCTGAGTCGACGGTCCGTATCGGTCTGGTGTTGCCCGATGTGATGGGCACGTACGGGGACGGCGGGAATGCGCTGGTGCTGCGGCAGCGGCTGCGGATGCGCGGCCATGACGCGGAGATCGTGGAGGTGACGTTGAACGATCCGGTGCCGGAGTCGTTGGACGTGTACACGCTCGGCGGGGCGGAGGATGCGGCGCAGCGGTTGGCGACCCGGCATCTGACGCGGTTCCCGGGGTTGCAGCGGGCGGCGGAGCGGGGTGCGCCGGTGTTGGCGATCTGCGCGGCGATCCAGGTGTTGGGGCACTGGTACGAGACGTCGTCCGGGGAGCGGGTGGAGGGGGTGTCGATGCTGGATGCGACGACGTCTCCGCAGGCGTCCCGGTCGATCGGGGAGATTGTGACGTCGCCGCTGATCGGCGGGTTGACGCAGCCGTTGTCGGGGTTCGAGAACCATCGGGGCGGCACCACGTTGGGGGCGGACGCGAAACCGGTGGGCCGGGTGACGCGGGGCGTCGGCAACGGTGTGGGTGACGGCGTGGAGGGGGTGGCGCAGGGTTCGGTGATCGGCACGTATCTGCACGGCCCGGTCCTGGCCCGCAATCCGGAGCTGGCCGATCTGTTGTTGGCTCGCGCGCTCGGCGTGGACGGGCTGCCGGCGCTGGATCTGCCCGAGGTGGAGTTGCTGCGCCGGGAGCGGCTGGCGGCACGGTAG
- the narJ gene encoding nitrate reductase molybdenum cofactor assembly chaperone codes for MRRWRRPDSGARQQDRVVWQCASLLLAYPDAGQSERLDTVESLLAHLPDTAGLAAPVRALRSLPEIEAATAYVDTFDLRCRTTLLLTYWTDGDTRNRGAAMLRFADVYRAAGVEPPAGESADHLAVLLEFAATVDPRAGGALLAEHRPAIDLLAQRLTELDSPYAAVLAAVASTLPAATDRDAERARRLAMSGPPAESVGLQPFTLTVPPRRTEGVH; via the coding sequence ATGAGGCGGTGGCGTCGACCGGATTCCGGTGCCCGACAGCAGGATCGGGTGGTGTGGCAGTGCGCGTCGCTGCTGTTGGCGTATCCGGACGCCGGGCAGTCGGAGCGGCTGGACACGGTGGAGTCGCTGCTGGCGCACCTGCCGGACACGGCGGGGCTCGCGGCCCCTGTGCGCGCGTTGCGGTCGCTGCCGGAGATCGAGGCGGCCACCGCGTACGTGGACACGTTCGATCTGCGGTGCAGGACGACGCTGCTGTTGACGTATTGGACGGACGGTGACACCCGGAATCGGGGTGCGGCGATGCTGCGGTTCGCGGACGTCTACCGGGCGGCGGGGGTGGAGCCGCCGGCCGGGGAGTCGGCGGATCATCTGGCGGTGCTGCTCGAGTTCGCGGCCACCGTCGACCCCCGGGCCGGCGGCGCACTGCTGGCGGAGCACCGTCCGGCGATCGACCTGCTGGCGCAGCGGCTCACCGAGCTCGACTCCCCGTACGCGGCGGTGCTGGCGGCGGTGGCGTCGACGCTGCCGGCGGCGACGGACCGGGACGCGGAACGGGCGCGGCGGCTGGCGATGTCGGGGCCGCCGGCCGAGTCGGTGGGGTTGCAGCCGTTCACGTTGACCGTTCCGCCGCGTCGTACCGAAGGAGTGCACTGA